One genomic region from Jilunia laotingensis encodes:
- a CDS encoding nucleotide sugar dehydrogenase, with translation MQNIKIAIIGLGYVGLPLARLFATKYPVIGFDTKQKRVSQIMSGIDETLEVSQDILEQVLTPTPPAENETGLYCSCRMEDLKDCNIYIVTVPTPVDKYNRPDLTPLLKASETVGKVIGHGDIVIYESTVYPGATEEDCIPVIERLSGLEFNKDFYAGYSPERINPGDKEHTVDKIKKVTSGSTPEIGQTVDKLYSSVISAGTHLAPSIKVAEAAKVIENSQRDINIAFVNELARIFNLMNIDTTAVLEAAATKWNFLPFKPGLVGGHCIGVDPYYLAQKAQGLGYHPEVILAGRRMNDGMGEYIAKQVLKCMIKKGQFIKESRILVMGITFKENCPDVRNTKVVDIIRTLQEFDLQVDVYDPWASADEVKKEYGLEMLSELPASKYEAIILAVAHCQFKTVPIRSFCSENGIVYDVKGALDKTCSDGRL, from the coding sequence ATGCAAAATATAAAAATCGCCATCATAGGGTTAGGGTATGTCGGCCTGCCATTGGCGCGTCTATTTGCGACAAAATATCCGGTGATAGGATTCGACACTAAACAAAAACGGGTAAGCCAAATAATGTCCGGCATCGATGAAACGCTGGAAGTATCGCAAGATATACTGGAACAAGTACTTACTCCCACTCCTCCGGCAGAGAATGAAACGGGATTGTATTGCAGTTGCCGGATGGAAGATCTGAAAGATTGCAACATTTACATAGTGACCGTTCCTACTCCGGTAGACAAATACAATCGTCCGGACTTGACCCCGCTCTTGAAAGCCAGTGAAACCGTAGGAAAGGTGATAGGACACGGAGACATCGTGATATACGAATCGACCGTCTATCCCGGAGCAACGGAGGAAGATTGCATTCCTGTCATAGAAAGATTATCCGGCCTGGAATTTAATAAGGACTTTTATGCCGGATATTCTCCCGAACGAATCAATCCGGGCGACAAGGAACATACAGTCGATAAAATAAAGAAAGTCACTTCCGGTTCAACACCCGAAATCGGGCAAACGGTTGACAAACTCTATTCATCTGTTATCAGTGCCGGGACTCATCTGGCACCGAGCATCAAGGTAGCAGAAGCAGCCAAAGTAATCGAGAACTCACAACGAGATATCAATATAGCCTTTGTAAATGAACTGGCACGCATTTTCAATCTGATGAATATCGACACCACCGCAGTGCTGGAAGCGGCCGCCACCAAATGGAACTTCCTTCCTTTCAAACCTGGACTGGTAGGAGGACATTGCATCGGAGTCGACCCTTATTATTTGGCACAGAAGGCGCAAGGTTTGGGTTATCACCCAGAAGTGATCCTGGCAGGGCGCCGCATGAATGACGGGATGGGTGAATATATCGCCAAACAAGTCTTGAAATGCATGATAAAGAAAGGACAATTCATCAAAGAATCCCGCATATTGGTTATGGGAATCACATTCAAGGAGAACTGCCCTGACGTTCGAAATACCAAAGTGGTCGACATCATCCGCACATTGCAGGAATTCGACTTGCAAGTAGACGTCTATGACCCTTGGGCATCGGCCGATGAGGTAAAGAAAGAGTACGGACTGGAAATGCTCTCCGAACTGCCCGCTTCCAAATATGAGGCAATTATCCTAGCAGTGGCACACTGTCAGTTTAAAACCGTGCCCATCCGTTCGTTTTGCAGTGAAAACGGTATCGTATACGATGTAAAAGGAGCTTTAGATAAAACCTGTTCGGACGGAAGACTATAA
- a CDS encoding SDR family oxidoreductase — translation MFKILVTGGAGFIGSNLCERLLKDGHKVTCLDNFATGKFENIEMLLREYRERFNLIVGDIRKPEDCTKAVAGAEYVFHEAALGSVPRSINDPQTTNEVNISGFLNMLVAARDAGVKRFIYAASSSTYGDSASLPKVEEVIGRPLSPYAITKYVNELYADVFARTYGMECIGLRYFNVFGRRQSPDGAYAAVIPKFVLQMIRHEPVLINGDGEYSRDFTYIDNVLQMNMLAMKTQNPDAINTVYNTAFGTNTTLNQLVDYLKEFLSEYDPVIAETKIQHGPYRKGDIPHSLASIDKARKSLGYAPEYDIKRGLKEAVKWYWENLK, via the coding sequence ATGTTTAAAATATTAGTAACCGGCGGAGCCGGTTTCATCGGCTCCAACCTATGCGAGCGATTATTAAAAGACGGACACAAAGTGACATGCCTGGACAACTTTGCAACAGGCAAATTCGAGAATATAGAAATGCTGTTGCGCGAGTACCGCGAACGTTTTAACCTTATTGTCGGTGACATCCGTAAACCGGAAGATTGCACGAAGGCCGTAGCCGGTGCAGAATATGTTTTCCATGAGGCCGCTTTAGGCTCTGTACCTCGTTCCATCAATGACCCGCAAACCACCAATGAGGTGAACATCAGCGGATTTCTTAACATGCTTGTCGCTGCCAGAGATGCCGGTGTGAAGCGCTTCATCTATGCAGCCAGCTCGTCCACTTATGGTGATTCCGCCAGCCTTCCCAAGGTAGAGGAGGTGATCGGTCGCCCCCTCTCCCCGTATGCCATTACTAAATACGTCAACGAACTATATGCCGACGTATTCGCCCGTACTTACGGCATGGAATGCATCGGGCTGAGATACTTCAATGTGTTCGGAAGAAGGCAGTCGCCAGATGGAGCTTATGCGGCCGTGATTCCTAAGTTTGTCTTGCAAATGATCCGGCATGAACCGGTTCTGATCAATGGTGACGGGGAGTATTCACGGGACTTTACCTATATCGACAATGTACTCCAGATGAACATGCTCGCTATGAAAACGCAAAACCCGGACGCTATCAACACTGTTTACAATACTGCCTTCGGAACAAATACGACACTCAATCAACTCGTCGACTACTTGAAAGAGTTTCTAAGCGAATATGATCCGGTGATAGCAGAAACCAAAATTCAACACGGTCCCTACAGAAAGGGCGATATCCCCCATTCACTCGCTTCCATCGACAAAGCACGGAAATCCTTGGGATATGCACCGGAATATGACATCAAACGCGGGCTGAAAGAAGCCGTAAAATGGTATTGGGAAAACCTAAAATAA
- a CDS encoding S41 family peptidase: protein MIKVSGYCRSFLLLGFLLSFSACKDDDKVVNDITTNRWIENTMRSYYYWYGDIPETNKLNFETSPEVFFQSLLSEKDGKDNNQVSGGHYYYSTIKKKSASTRAYLGEGPSLGFEFQNWFFTSNNRYAVSVLYVLPGSPADLAGLRRGDWIHSIDGVAVNNSNIYDLLGSKTVTVGVSDSYRKLFSTRSVELVPATVKDNPVFLTKVYNDLSTGGKKVGYLVYNHFTSGPDGDTDTEYDDDLRQAFARFKAAQVQEFVLDLRYNGGGLVTSAQLLSEMLAPASALGKTFCDLVYSDKQNKTVNYQLRQTGQNLDLPRLIVLTSSRTASASEAVINGLKPFYQVMVIGERTEGKNVGSITLSSDKYEYDLHPIVCRIYNAKGESDYEDGFVPDWTLSEDQRVIEGHVELGDKDNDPLLAVAVYTIRTGSLPRINVARSAGMDIVSGYCSLDEKSGSGVRVPF from the coding sequence ATGATTAAAGTTTCTGGATATTGCCGGTCGTTTCTGCTGTTAGGGTTTCTTTTATCCTTTTCGGCATGTAAGGACGATGATAAGGTAGTGAATGATATTACTACGAACAGGTGGATTGAGAATACCATGCGGAGTTACTATTACTGGTATGGTGATATTCCTGAAACAAACAAGTTGAATTTCGAGACGTCCCCCGAGGTGTTTTTTCAATCGTTGCTGTCGGAAAAAGACGGGAAAGACAATAATCAGGTGTCCGGTGGGCATTATTACTATTCCACGATCAAGAAGAAATCGGCCTCTACCCGGGCTTATTTAGGAGAAGGCCCTTCTTTGGGATTTGAGTTCCAAAATTGGTTTTTCACCAGTAACAACAGGTATGCGGTTAGCGTTCTTTATGTATTACCAGGCTCTCCGGCAGACCTGGCAGGTCTGAGGAGGGGGGATTGGATTCATAGTATAGACGGGGTAGCTGTGAATAATAGCAATATATATGATTTGTTAGGTAGCAAGACTGTGACAGTTGGTGTCTCGGACAGCTATAGGAAGCTATTTTCAACACGATCGGTCGAGTTGGTTCCGGCAACTGTGAAGGATAACCCGGTATTTCTGACAAAAGTGTATAATGATCTCTCGACCGGTGGCAAGAAAGTGGGATATCTGGTTTATAATCATTTCACTTCCGGCCCCGATGGTGATACGGATACGGAATATGACGATGACCTTCGCCAGGCGTTTGCCCGATTTAAGGCTGCCCAAGTGCAGGAGTTTGTCCTCGACTTGCGATACAATGGCGGTGGATTGGTCACTTCGGCACAATTGCTTTCCGAAATGCTGGCTCCTGCCTCTGCGTTAGGAAAGACGTTTTGTGATCTGGTATACAGTGACAAACAAAATAAAACAGTAAATTATCAATTACGGCAGACCGGTCAGAATTTGGACTTACCCCGCTTGATCGTGTTGACCAGTAGCCGTACGGCATCTGCATCGGAAGCGGTGATTAATGGGCTCAAGCCATTTTATCAGGTAATGGTGATAGGCGAACGGACCGAAGGTAAGAATGTAGGTTCCATCACATTGTCGAGCGATAAATATGAATACGACCTGCACCCTATTGTCTGTAGGATATACAATGCTAAAGGTGAATCGGATTATGAAGACGGTTTCGTTCCCGACTGGACATTGTCGGAGGATCAACGTGTCATTGAAGGGCATGTCGAGCTTGGCGATAAAGACAATGATCCTCTGTTGGCGGTGGCTGTTTATACGATCCGTACCGGTAGTCTTCCTAGGATAAATGTCGCCCGTTCTGCCGGAATGGATATTGTTTCCGGTTACTGTTCTTTGGACGAAAAGTCCGGCAGTGGGGTTCGCGTACCTTTTTGA
- a CDS encoding ABC-F family ATP-binding cassette domain-containing protein yields MISVEGLSVEFNATPLFSDVSYVINKKDRIALVGKNGAGKSTMLKILAGLQSPTTGIVAIPKEVTIGYLPQVMILSDKHTVMEEAEQAFEHIFRLQAELEQMNRQLAERTDYDSEDYHKLIDRFTHENDRFLMMGGTNFRAEIERTLLGLGFTRVDFDRPTSEFSGGWRMRIELAKLLLRRPDVLLLDEPTNHLDIESIQWLENFLSTRANAVVLVSHDRAFLNNVTTRTIEITCGQIYDYKVKYDEFVVLRKERREQQLRAFENQQKQIQDTEDFIERFRYKATKAVQVQSRIKQLEKIERIEVDEEDNSALRLKFVCSSRSGNYPVICEDVMKAYGEHIVYHDVNLTINRGEKVAFVGKNGEGKSTLVKCIMGEIADYQGKLTIGHNVQIGYFAQNQAQMLDENLTVFDTIDRVAVGDIRLKIRDILGAFMFGGEASDKKVKVLSGGERTRLAMIKLLLEPVNFLILDEPTNHLDMRSKDVLKEAIREFDGTVIIVSHDRDFLDGLATKVYEFGGGLVKEHIGGIYDFLQKKKIESLNELQASISLSMSSTASTKDNASAEQPPSENKLSYEAQKELNKKIKKLERQVADCESAIEQTESAIAMLEEKMATPEGASDMSLYEQHRKLKEQLDRTVEEWEQVSMELEEIKQE; encoded by the coding sequence GTGATATCAGTAGAAGGACTTAGTGTAGAGTTTAATGCCACGCCCTTATTTTCGGACGTGTCTTATGTGATCAATAAAAAAGACCGTATTGCCTTGGTAGGTAAGAACGGTGCAGGCAAATCTACCATGCTGAAAATTTTGGCTGGTTTGCAAAGCCCTACGACAGGCATTGTTGCCATCCCCAAAGAAGTCACCATCGGCTATTTGCCGCAGGTGATGATTCTCAGCGACAAACATACCGTAATGGAAGAAGCCGAACAGGCTTTCGAACATATTTTCAGATTGCAGGCCGAACTGGAACAGATGAACCGGCAATTGGCTGAACGTACCGATTATGATTCCGAAGATTATCATAAACTTATAGACCGTTTTACGCATGAGAATGACCGCTTCCTGATGATGGGCGGCACAAATTTTCGTGCGGAAATTGAACGTACGCTGCTCGGATTAGGTTTCACCCGTGTGGATTTCGACCGTCCTACCAGTGAGTTCTCCGGTGGGTGGCGGATGCGTATCGAGTTGGCCAAGCTTTTGCTGCGCCGTCCCGATGTGTTGCTCCTTGACGAGCCTACCAACCATCTCGACATAGAGAGCATTCAATGGCTGGAAAATTTTCTTTCCACCCGTGCCAATGCAGTAGTGCTTGTCAGCCACGACCGTGCATTCCTCAATAATGTCACGACACGCACCATAGAAATCACTTGTGGGCAGATATACGACTATAAGGTGAAATACGATGAATTTGTCGTATTGCGCAAGGAACGACGCGAACAACAACTCCGAGCCTTTGAAAATCAGCAGAAGCAGATACAGGATACGGAGGACTTCATTGAACGCTTCCGATACAAAGCGACTAAAGCCGTACAGGTGCAGAGCCGCATCAAGCAATTGGAAAAGATAGAACGTATTGAAGTGGATGAAGAAGATAATTCCGCGCTGCGCCTGAAATTCGTTTGTTCCAGCCGTAGTGGCAATTATCCCGTGATTTGTGAAGACGTAATGAAAGCTTATGGCGAGCATATCGTTTACCACGACGTGAACCTTACGATAAACCGGGGTGAAAAAGTCGCGTTTGTGGGTAAGAACGGTGAAGGGAAATCTACGCTTGTGAAATGTATCATGGGAGAGATCGCTGACTATCAGGGTAAACTGACAATCGGACACAATGTGCAGATCGGCTATTTTGCGCAGAATCAGGCACAGATGCTGGACGAGAATCTTACCGTCTTCGATACGATAGACCGTGTGGCGGTAGGCGATATCCGGCTAAAGATACGTGATATCCTGGGAGCATTTATGTTCGGTGGCGAAGCTTCCGACAAGAAAGTGAAAGTTCTCTCCGGTGGTGAACGTACCCGTCTGGCTATGATCAAGCTCTTGCTGGAACCGGTAAATTTCCTTATCCTTGATGAGCCTACCAATCACCTCGATATGCGTTCGAAGGATGTCCTGAAAGAGGCAATCCGCGAATTTGACGGCACGGTGATAATTGTCAGCCATGACCGTGATTTCTTGGACGGCCTTGCGACTAAGGTATATGAGTTCGGTGGAGGCCTTGTGAAAGAACACATTGGTGGTATTTACGATTTTCTGCAAAAGAAGAAGATAGAAAGCCTGAACGAATTGCAAGCTTCAATATCCCTTTCGATGTCGTCTACTGCCTCCACGAAGGATAATGCATCTGCGGAGCAACCACCTTCGGAAAACAAGCTCTCTTATGAGGCTCAGAAAGAGCTGAACAAGAAAATAAAAAAGTTAGAACGCCAGGTGGCCGATTGCGAGTCGGCAATAGAGCAGACCGAATCTGCCATAGCCATGCTCGAGGAGAAGATGGCCACTCCGGAAGGAGCATCTGATATGTCTCTCTACGAACAGCATCGGAAATTGAAAGAACAGCTTGACCGGACGGTTGAGGAGTGGGAACAGGTTTCGATGGAGCTGGAGGAGATAAAACAAGAATGA